Proteins from a single region of Primulina tabacum isolate GXHZ01 chromosome 5, ASM2559414v2, whole genome shotgun sequence:
- the LOC142544887 gene encoding uncharacterized protein LOC142544887 produces the protein MYKPSPPTKSFNHSLHIFSIKLPPSSLTYMKHKTLIQAYVFSHIYRLARALTKAKSFLLRHLKDIQFIHFARFPLKKLDKSGKQKNKLFFGSFRLHYNWCSSHVMPVMQLENSWSNYPISTYENMRDDDGELSGYLQWLEEKGNEMDSFRINEIDKLADLFIANCHEKFRLEKQESYRRFQEMMARSI, from the coding sequence ATGTATAAGCCATCCCCTCCAACAAAATCTTTCAATCATTCCCTTCACATTTTCTCCATCAAACTGCCACCCTCTTCCTTAACTTACATGAAACACAAAACCCTAATCCAAGCCTACGTATTCTCGCATATTTATCGACTAGCTCGAGCTCTAACCAAGGCGAAATCGTTCCTACTTCGACACCTCAAAGACATACAATTCATCCACTTTGCGCGATTCCCGTTGAAGAAATTAGACAAGAGCGGTAAGCAGAAGAATAAGCTGTTTTTTGGTTCATTCAGACTGCACTACAATTGGTGTTCTTCACATGTCATGCCTGTGATGCAGCTTGAGAACTCTTGGAGTAATTACCCGATTTCGACTTATGAAAATATGCGAGACGATGACGGCGAGCTTTCGGGGTATCTGCAGTGGCTTGAGGAGAAGGGTAATGAGATGGATTCATTCAGGATTAACGAGATTGATAAGCTCGCTGATTTGTTCATTGCCAATTGCCACGAGAAGTTCAGGTTGGAGAAGCAAGAATCTTACAGAAGATTTCAAGAAATGATGGCTAGAAGTATATGA